A single genomic interval of Streptomyces graminofaciens harbors:
- the rpsO gene encoding 30S ribosomal protein S15, producing MSLDAATKKQIISEFGTKEGDTGSPEVQVAMLSRRISDLTEHLKTHKHDHHSRRGLLILVGQRRRLLQYLAKKDIQRFRALVDRLGIRRGAAGAK from the coding sequence GTGTCGCTCGACGCCGCTACGAAGAAGCAGATCATCAGCGAGTTCGGTACCAAGGAGGGCGACACCGGCTCCCCCGAGGTCCAGGTCGCGATGCTCTCCCGCCGCATCTCGGACCTGACCGAGCACCTCAAGACCCACAAGCACGACCACCACTCCCGCCGTGGTCTGCTGATTCTGGTCGGCCAGCGCCGCCGCCTGCTGCAGTACCTGGCCAAGAAGGACATCCAGCGCTTCCGCGCGCTGGTCGACCGCCTCGGCATCCGTCGCGGTGCGGCGGGCGCCAAGTAA
- a CDS encoding PQQ-binding-like beta-propeller repeat protein: MAEKQTGGDIRQTVETKPKSSEGSLAVRYAIDDLGIKAYYTSPGTWATDKVFVKSVGPGITALGIGSGKQAWKTSLPGPVCGATRHVTADNRTAVAFKSEPMVGDSMSAPGNAETSCDSLAFIDLDTGEKLWQGKLLLPGDGTTFDVRVTMTRGTVVAARYGGSVAFDMASGRRLWSTRPPDRTACEDIGYAGGKGLLALVQCGNSETTKYKVQKVAPRTGKRQWTYEVSPGIEFVNLVSAAPPVIAVAAGKEEITDLIVLDDRGAKRSSVTVSSSRFVTACDPGVESLIETCDGVVVGDTQLFVATKQRGYDGETAEGEAANEIVAFDLATGKSGVKFDGKVGRPIYPLRMSADRLITYRQGGTYTPSAVVAIDPSSGEESVLLLFPATDELFDWESGYTGLIYEQGRFFMFTRTVQGPTDKSEAGKEALVALGYESTG, translated from the coding sequence GTGGCGGAGAAGCAGACCGGCGGCGACATCAGACAGACCGTCGAGACGAAGCCGAAGTCGTCCGAGGGCTCGCTCGCGGTGCGATACGCGATCGACGACCTCGGGATCAAGGCGTACTACACATCGCCCGGCACCTGGGCGACGGACAAGGTGTTCGTGAAGAGCGTCGGCCCCGGCATCACGGCGCTCGGCATCGGCAGCGGCAAGCAGGCCTGGAAGACCAGCCTCCCCGGACCGGTCTGCGGTGCGACACGTCACGTCACCGCGGACAACCGCACCGCCGTGGCGTTCAAGAGCGAACCCATGGTCGGCGACAGCATGTCTGCCCCGGGGAACGCCGAGACCTCCTGTGACAGCCTCGCGTTCATCGACCTCGACACGGGCGAGAAGCTCTGGCAGGGGAAGCTGCTGCTCCCCGGCGACGGCACCACCTTCGACGTCCGCGTCACCATGACCCGGGGAACGGTCGTCGCGGCCCGGTACGGCGGCTCGGTGGCGTTCGACATGGCGAGCGGAAGGCGGCTGTGGTCGACCCGGCCACCGGACCGGACGGCGTGCGAGGACATCGGATACGCCGGCGGGAAGGGCCTGCTCGCCCTCGTCCAGTGCGGGAACTCGGAGACCACGAAGTACAAGGTGCAGAAGGTGGCCCCCCGTACCGGCAAGCGACAGTGGACGTACGAGGTCAGCCCCGGTATCGAGTTCGTCAACCTCGTCTCCGCGGCGCCGCCGGTCATCGCCGTGGCGGCCGGCAAGGAGGAGATCACCGACCTCATCGTCCTCGACGACCGGGGCGCCAAACGCTCCTCGGTCACGGTGAGCTCCTCGCGATTCGTCACCGCGTGTGATCCGGGCGTCGAAAGCCTGATCGAAACGTGCGACGGAGTGGTCGTCGGCGACACCCAGCTCTTCGTCGCCACCAAGCAACGGGGCTACGACGGGGAGACCGCCGAAGGGGAGGCGGCCAACGAGATCGTCGCCTTCGACCTGGCCACCGGAAAGAGCGGGGTCAAGTTCGACGGCAAGGTCGGCCGACCGATCTACCCCCTCCGGATGAGCGCCGACCGGTTGATCACCTACCGGCAGGGCGGCACGTACACGCCCAGCGCCGTGGTCGCCATCGATCCGTCCTCGGGCGAGGAGAGCGTCCTGCTGCTCTTCCCCGCCACCGACGAACTGTTCGACTGGGAGAGCGGGTACACCGGGCTTATTTACGAGCAGGGCCGGTTCTTCATGTTCACCCGGACCGTCCAGGGCCCGACGGACAAGTCCGAGGCGGGCAAGGAGGCACTGGTGGCACTCGGCTACGAGAGCACCGGCTGA
- the eccD gene encoding type VII secretion integral membrane protein EccD: MSTTAATGFSRVTVVAPDSRIDVALPVDIAIADIHPEILRLTGQTQPVGTPTGFHLVRRDGTVLDGARTLADERVLDGEVLSLRPFAESLPPAVHDDVSDAVASAVVRDRHLWSDDLLRVAGLTGGALLLLLVGFVLWYADPVRHDMHGLPGIIAGGLGVLLTTYAGVRARVYADRAAAVALGLAALPLLLLAGSGVVGPDTGQGPGKLQFMLGCVAVLIASVTLVALTPSGDAPFVATTFVAAVGTLATFVAIVAEASATDAAAVCAPVAVGLVAFLPGLSARFARLPIGYASPRSAVDEDFDLDPSSPGPDTDPLDAERIAAQARRGHEMLLGLVGGTSAVAVASAAVLGFSDNLWGQLLALATGLAMLIRARLFRYTSQVACALVAGIAAIALLLVGLALNPPTDALTEFVLHDDRGALDLRTIWLTAAVAAGAALITAIGLIVPQKGLSPFWGRFLDIAEAFVLLTLIPLSLAVVGVLTTVRSLAG; this comes from the coding sequence GTGAGTACGACCGCGGCGACAGGGTTCAGCCGAGTCACCGTCGTGGCACCCGACAGCCGCATCGACGTGGCCCTCCCGGTGGACATCGCCATCGCCGACATCCACCCCGAGATCCTCCGCCTCACGGGCCAGACCCAACCGGTCGGCACCCCGACGGGCTTCCACCTCGTACGCCGCGACGGCACCGTCCTGGACGGCGCCCGCACCCTCGCCGACGAACGCGTGCTCGACGGCGAGGTGCTGAGCCTGCGCCCCTTCGCCGAGTCCCTGCCGCCGGCGGTCCACGACGACGTCTCCGACGCGGTCGCCTCCGCCGTGGTGCGCGACCGCCACCTGTGGAGCGACGACCTGCTGCGCGTGGCCGGGCTGACCGGCGGCGCGCTCCTGCTGCTCCTCGTCGGCTTCGTCCTCTGGTACGCAGACCCGGTGCGCCACGACATGCACGGCCTGCCCGGCATCATCGCGGGCGGCCTCGGCGTCCTCCTCACCACCTATGCGGGCGTACGCGCGCGCGTGTACGCCGATCGCGCCGCGGCCGTGGCCCTCGGTCTCGCGGCGCTGCCCCTGCTCCTCCTCGCGGGCTCGGGAGTCGTCGGCCCGGACACCGGACAGGGCCCGGGCAAGCTCCAGTTCATGCTGGGCTGCGTGGCCGTCCTCATCGCCTCGGTCACCCTCGTCGCCCTGACCCCCAGCGGCGACGCGCCCTTCGTGGCCACCACCTTCGTCGCGGCCGTGGGCACCCTCGCCACCTTCGTGGCGATCGTCGCCGAGGCCTCCGCGACCGACGCCGCCGCGGTCTGCGCCCCGGTCGCCGTCGGCCTGGTCGCCTTCCTGCCCGGCCTGTCCGCCCGCTTCGCCCGGCTGCCCATCGGCTACGCCTCACCGCGCTCCGCCGTGGACGAGGACTTCGACCTGGACCCCTCCTCCCCGGGCCCGGACACCGACCCCCTCGACGCCGAGCGCATCGCGGCCCAGGCCCGGCGAGGCCACGAGATGCTGCTCGGCCTGGTCGGCGGCACCTCCGCCGTCGCCGTCGCCTCCGCAGCCGTACTCGGCTTCTCGGACAACCTCTGGGGTCAGCTGCTGGCCCTCGCCACGGGCCTCGCCATGCTGATCCGCGCCCGGCTGTTCCGCTACACCTCCCAGGTGGCCTGTGCCCTGGTCGCCGGCATCGCCGCGATCGCCCTGCTGCTGGTGGGGCTCGCCCTGAACCCGCCGACCGACGCCCTCACCGAGTTCGTCCTGCACGACGACCGGGGCGCGCTCGACCTCCGCACGATCTGGCTGACCGCGGCCGTCGCCGCCGGAGCCGCGCTGATCACCGCGATCGGCCTGATCGTCCCCCAGAAGGGCCTGTCCCCCTTCTGGGGCCGCTTCCTCGACATCGCCGAGGCGTTCGTCCTCCTCACCCTGATCCCGCTCAGCCTGGCGGTGGTGGGAGTCCTCACGACCGTCCGGTCGCTGGCGGGCTGA
- the eccCa gene encoding type VII secretion protein EccCa, translated as MSQIVIKRPPRSLPPEVPSDELRLEAPPELPRGQQEGMLMQILPTLGMGSSVVFYFASPNAHPFMRIMGVVMLVSTVAMVVAQIVRHRRGTQGQMADVRRDYLKYLAQTRRTVRRTGLKQRDAQLYLHPSPEQLWSVVAEGSRVWERRVGDADFGQIRIGLGPQQLASPLVAPDTAPVDELEPLCAGAMQRFLAVHGQLDGLPVAVSMRAFYHVTVSGEPESAQATARALVAQLTTLHSPDDLMLAVVAAPGAVGRWDWTKWLPHSQLPGQFDGSGTRRLFGDDLGELEQLLSARLEGRPRFSREGQPLLDQPHLVVVLDGGIVPPTSAFAAAEGLQGVTIIEVVPGELDQPRGGLSVVVRPERLWLDSGNGVAYEGTPDGLSLPAAEALARQLAPLRMGGGDDDEPLLANLDFTDLLGLGDAASVDVGRTWRPRSTPERLRVPIGVGEDGRPVMLDLKEAAQDGMGPHGLCVGATGSGKSELLRTLVLGLAVTHSSETLNFVLADFKGGATFAGMSQMPHVAAVITNLADDLTLVDRMGDAIRGELQRRQELLRSAGNYANIHDYEKARAAGAPLEPLASLVLVIDEFSELLTAKPDFIDMFIQIGRIGRSLGVHLLLASQRLEEGRLRGLDTYLSYRIGLRTFSAAESRAALGVPDAYHLPSVPGSGYLKFGTDEMTRFKAAYVSGTYHAGGPEVSRDRMPIERRPALFTATPVPVVYAAPDPAQVQAAAARQEDDALADTVLDVIVQRLEGQGVPAHQVWLPPLDQAPTLDQLLPPLTTTAERGLQAAEYTRPGGLTVPLGLIDKPFEQKREVLYRDFSGAAGHMMVVGGPQSGKSTLLRTLVTSFALTHTPHEVQFYCLDFGGGGLTSLADLPHVGGVASRLDPERVRRTVAEVAGILNRREQFFRANGIDSIVTYRRRRAAGDLPGEPWGDVFLLIDGWGNFKGDYDVLEGVVHDIAGRGLGYGIHVVLSASRYMEVRAALKDQILGRLELRLGDPMDSEFDRKVAVNVPTGVPGRGQVPEKLHYMTALPRIDSSPDAEDLSEATAQLVRAAKGSWQGPAAPTVRLLPRKLPADQLPKGFEFPQQGIAIGIDEANLEPVFVDFETDPFFLIFGESESGKTNLLRLMAKQIAERYTPSEARIVVGDYRRTMLEAVSEEHLLEYAPMAAAMDVHMDAVRQFMEMRAPKPDITPQQLRDRSWWSGPQLFIVVDDYELVATNSGNPLSALVEHLPFARDVGVKFIIARNAAGASRAMYESFMQRLKELGAQGVVLSGDPMEGDILGNVRARPMPPGRGTFVSRKRGTPLIQVGLLPQRH; from the coding sequence GTGAGCCAGATCGTCATCAAGCGCCCGCCGCGTTCCCTGCCGCCCGAAGTGCCCTCCGACGAGCTGCGCCTGGAGGCGCCTCCGGAGCTGCCGCGGGGTCAGCAGGAGGGCATGCTGATGCAGATCCTGCCGACGCTGGGCATGGGTTCGTCGGTGGTGTTCTACTTCGCGTCCCCGAACGCCCATCCGTTCATGCGGATCATGGGTGTGGTGATGCTCGTGTCGACCGTCGCGATGGTGGTCGCGCAGATCGTCCGCCACCGTCGGGGTACGCAGGGGCAAATGGCCGATGTGCGCAGGGACTACCTCAAATATCTCGCGCAGACCCGGCGTACGGTCCGCAGGACGGGGCTGAAGCAGCGCGACGCCCAGCTGTATCTGCACCCCTCCCCCGAGCAGTTGTGGTCGGTGGTCGCCGAGGGCAGCCGGGTGTGGGAGCGGCGCGTCGGGGACGCGGACTTCGGGCAGATACGGATCGGGCTGGGTCCGCAGCAGCTGGCCTCTCCGCTGGTGGCGCCCGACACCGCTCCGGTGGACGAGCTGGAGCCGCTGTGCGCCGGTGCCATGCAGCGGTTCCTCGCGGTGCACGGCCAGTTGGACGGGCTGCCGGTGGCGGTGTCGATGCGGGCCTTCTACCACGTGACGGTGTCCGGCGAGCCGGAGAGCGCACAGGCCACGGCCCGCGCCCTGGTCGCACAACTCACCACGCTGCACTCCCCCGACGACCTGATGCTGGCCGTGGTCGCCGCCCCGGGCGCGGTGGGCCGCTGGGACTGGACGAAGTGGCTGCCGCACAGTCAACTGCCGGGCCAGTTCGACGGCTCGGGCACGCGCCGGCTGTTCGGCGACGACCTGGGCGAGCTGGAACAGCTGCTGTCGGCACGCCTCGAAGGACGTCCGCGCTTCAGCCGGGAGGGCCAGCCGCTGCTGGACCAGCCGCACCTCGTGGTCGTCCTCGATGGCGGCATCGTGCCCCCGACCTCGGCTTTCGCCGCGGCCGAGGGCCTTCAGGGCGTGACCATCATCGAGGTGGTCCCGGGCGAGCTGGACCAGCCGCGCGGCGGCCTCTCCGTCGTCGTTCGCCCCGAGAGGCTGTGGCTCGACTCCGGGAACGGGGTCGCGTACGAGGGCACGCCCGACGGGCTCTCGCTGCCGGCCGCCGAGGCGCTCGCCCGGCAGTTGGCGCCGCTGCGCATGGGCGGCGGGGACGACGACGAACCTCTGCTCGCCAACCTGGACTTCACGGATCTGCTGGGGCTCGGCGACGCCGCGTCCGTGGATGTGGGCCGGACATGGCGGCCCCGGTCGACGCCGGAGCGGCTGCGGGTGCCGATCGGTGTCGGTGAGGACGGCCGGCCCGTGATGCTGGACCTGAAGGAGGCCGCGCAGGACGGCATGGGCCCGCACGGGCTGTGTGTGGGCGCGACCGGTTCCGGCAAGTCGGAGCTGCTGCGCACGCTGGTGCTCGGTCTCGCGGTCACGCACTCCTCCGAGACGCTGAACTTCGTCCTCGCGGACTTCAAGGGCGGCGCCACCTTCGCCGGCATGTCGCAGATGCCGCATGTGGCGGCCGTCATCACCAACCTGGCCGACGACCTGACCCTCGTCGACCGCATGGGCGACGCGATCCGCGGCGAGTTGCAGCGCCGCCAGGAGCTGCTGCGTTCGGCGGGCAACTACGCCAACATCCACGACTACGAGAAGGCGCGGGCAGCCGGTGCCCCGCTGGAGCCGCTCGCCTCGCTCGTCCTCGTGATCGACGAGTTCAGCGAACTGCTCACGGCGAAGCCCGACTTCATCGACATGTTCATCCAGATCGGGCGTATCGGCCGTTCTCTGGGTGTGCATCTGCTGCTGGCCTCGCAGCGCCTGGAGGAGGGCCGGCTGCGCGGCCTCGACACCTATCTCTCGTACCGGATCGGTCTGCGGACGTTCTCGGCCGCCGAGTCGCGTGCGGCGCTGGGTGTGCCGGACGCGTACCACCTGCCGTCGGTGCCCGGCTCCGGGTATCTGAAGTTCGGCACGGACGAGATGACCCGCTTCAAGGCGGCGTACGTGTCGGGCACGTACCACGCGGGCGGTCCCGAGGTCTCGCGGGACCGGATGCCGATCGAGCGCAGGCCGGCGCTGTTCACGGCGACGCCGGTGCCGGTGGTGTACGCGGCTCCGGATCCGGCGCAGGTGCAGGCCGCGGCGGCGCGGCAGGAGGACGACGCGCTGGCCGACACCGTGCTGGACGTCATCGTGCAGCGGCTGGAGGGGCAAGGTGTCCCCGCCCACCAGGTGTGGCTGCCGCCGCTGGACCAGGCGCCGACGCTCGACCAGCTGCTGCCGCCGCTGACGACGACCGCCGAACGCGGCCTGCAGGCGGCGGAGTACACGCGTCCGGGTGGTTTGACGGTCCCCCTCGGTCTGATCGACAAGCCGTTCGAGCAGAAGCGGGAGGTGCTGTACCGCGACTTCTCGGGCGCGGCGGGCCACATGATGGTCGTGGGCGGCCCGCAGTCCGGCAAGTCCACGCTGCTGCGCACCCTGGTCACCTCGTTCGCGCTGACGCACACTCCGCACGAGGTGCAGTTCTACTGCCTGGACTTCGGCGGAGGGGGTCTGACGTCGCTGGCGGACCTGCCGCATGTGGGTGGGGTCGCGTCGCGGCTGGACCCCGAGCGTGTACGTCGTACGGTCGCGGAGGTGGCGGGCATCCTCAACCGCCGCGAGCAGTTCTTCCGGGCGAACGGCATCGACTCCATCGTCACGTATCGGCGGCGCCGCGCGGCGGGTGATCTGCCGGGCGAGCCCTGGGGCGATGTGTTCCTGCTGATCGACGGCTGGGGCAACTTCAAGGGTGACTACGACGTCCTCGAGGGCGTCGTCCATGACATCGCGGGCCGCGGCCTCGGCTACGGCATCCATGTCGTACTGTCCGCGTCCCGCTACATGGAGGTGCGGGCGGCGCTCAAGGACCAGATCCTTGGCCGGCTCGAACTGCGCCTGGGCGACCCCATGGACTCGGAGTTCGACCGCAAGGTCGCGGTGAACGTGCCGACGGGTGTCCCGGGCCGGGGTCAGGTCCCGGAGAAGCTGCACTACATGACGGCGTTGCCGCGCATCGACTCCTCGCCGGACGCCGAGGATCTGTCGGAGGCCACGGCCCAGCTGGTGCGGGCGGCCAAGGGCAGCTGGCAGGGGCCGGCGGCTCCGACGGTCCGGCTGCTGCCGCGCAAGCTGCCGGCCGACCAGCTGCCCAAGGGCTTCGAGTTCCCGCAGCAGGGCATCGCGATCGGCATCGACGAGGCGAACCTCGAACCGGTCTTCGTCGACTTCGAGACGGACCCCTTCTTCCTGATCTTCGGCGAGAGCGAGTCGGGCAAGACGAACCTGCTGCGCCTGATGGCGAAGCAGATCGCGGAGCGCTACACGCCGTCGGAGGCCCGGATCGTGGTCGGGGACTATCGCAGGACCATGCTGGAGGCGGTCTCCGAGGAACATCTGCTGGAGTACGCGCCGATGGCGGCCGCGATGGACGTCCACATGGACGCCGTACGGCAGTTCATGGAGATGCGCGCACCGAAGCCCGACATCACGCCGCAGCAGTTGCGCGACCGCAGCTGGTGGAGCGGCCCACAGTTGTTCATCGTCGTCGACGACTACGAGCTGGTCGCCACGAACTCCGGGAACCCGCTGTCGGCCCTGGTCGAGCATCTGCCCTTCGCCCGTGACGTGGGCGTGAAGTTCATCATCGCCCGCAACGCGGCCGGGGCCTCGCGTGCCATGTACGAGTCGTTCATGCAGCGGCTGAAGGAACTCGGCGCCCAGGGTGTGGTCCTGTCCGGCGACCCGATGGAGGGCGACATCCTCGGGAACGTGCGCGCGAGGCCCATGCCACCGGGGCGTGGCACGTTCGTGTCACGGAAGCGCGGGACGCCGCTTATCCAGGTGGGCTTGCTTCCGCAACGCCATTAG
- a CDS encoding WXG100 family type VII secretion target: protein MSEQSSRKPPAPGNTDFESRTHAELAAMLDSANAEGAYDLAAKLSKAASTITKIGDDLMTYVKALEWQGEAGDAFRDWGGQTASATLHLGEYAEIASRWMGQVSQAISEAKAAMPDTSETTAAQADLKSAEKTLSVTREPGARNDPDARQLAQTAQSDATAAQGRIDSARYEAVQQMRKLAQAYEYSAAQVNSVEPPTFVPPGKRLGGDRWDGESEYVSALGGQGNSGAGSIASMPTGSGASPHATTQTVTQRHTQDQGDRSQRVSTEIDGLGTLPDSSPRSVPTPPLNGPTPRPESPPVTQPSLIPHSFNGGVNGPGQAAPGRVPSTPRPPLIPGQGATNGSTARMPRESGVIGGRPVSPTAGRTGGIPRGTVIGGDGVQGRTAMGRGMAPGTPGIGSPHAHQSGVTGGRRLASEGGGVVGGRPAQPGRSGSRPFTPGGSGLLRPANATDSTHGSAAGHAGAASHQAQTSDARRDQRQGERPDYLVEDEETWARGNRRPLPPVVD, encoded by the coding sequence GTGAGCGAGCAGTCCAGCCGGAAGCCGCCGGCTCCCGGGAACACCGACTTCGAGTCCAGGACCCACGCCGAGCTCGCGGCGATGCTCGACTCGGCCAACGCGGAGGGGGCGTACGACCTCGCCGCGAAGCTGTCCAAGGCCGCGTCGACGATCACCAAGATCGGCGACGACCTGATGACGTACGTCAAGGCTCTGGAGTGGCAGGGCGAGGCCGGCGACGCCTTCCGCGACTGGGGTGGCCAGACGGCGAGCGCCACGCTCCACCTGGGCGAGTACGCCGAGATCGCGTCCCGCTGGATGGGCCAGGTGTCGCAGGCGATCTCCGAGGCGAAGGCGGCGATGCCGGACACGTCGGAGACGACGGCGGCCCAGGCGGACCTCAAGTCGGCGGAGAAGACGCTGTCGGTGACACGCGAGCCCGGCGCACGCAACGATCCGGATGCCCGTCAGCTGGCCCAGACCGCGCAGTCGGACGCGACGGCCGCGCAGGGGCGGATCGACTCGGCGCGGTACGAGGCTGTTCAGCAGATGCGGAAGCTGGCGCAGGCTTATGAGTATTCGGCTGCGCAGGTGAACAGTGTGGAGCCGCCTACGTTCGTACCGCCGGGGAAGCGTCTGGGTGGTGACCGATGGGATGGAGAGAGTGAGTACGTCTCTGCTCTCGGTGGCCAAGGTAACTCCGGTGCCGGTTCCATCGCTTCCATGCCCACCGGCAGCGGCGCGAGCCCGCATGCCACCACCCAAACGGTCACTCAGAGGCACACTCAAGATCAGGGTGATCGCTCTCAGCGCGTCTCGACGGAAATCGACGGCTTGGGCACACTTCCCGATTCATCGCCACGCAGCGTGCCCACGCCTCCCCTCAACGGACCCACACCCCGCCCCGAGAGCCCGCCTGTCACACAGCCCAGCCTGATTCCTCACTCCTTCAACGGCGGAGTTAACGGACCAGGACAGGCCGCTCCCGGCCGCGTGCCCTCCACTCCGCGGCCTCCGCTCATCCCTGGACAGGGCGCTACCAACGGCAGTACGGCTCGCATGCCACGCGAGAGCGGAGTCATCGGTGGCCGCCCGGTGTCTCCCACGGCCGGCCGTACGGGTGGCATTCCACGGGGGACTGTTATCGGTGGCGATGGTGTGCAGGGCCGTACGGCGATGGGGCGTGGCATGGCCCCCGGAACGCCGGGTATCGGCAGCCCTCACGCCCACCAGAGCGGCGTAACCGGAGGCCGACGTCTCGCATCCGAGGGCGGCGGAGTTGTGGGCGGGCGTCCAGCCCAGCCCGGTCGCTCAGGCTCCCGTCCGTTCACCCCTGGCGGTTCCGGTCTGCTGCGTCCCGCCAACGCCACCGATTCCACGCACGGGTCGGCGGCCGGTCATGCAGGAGCAGCCTCCCACCAGGCCCAGACGTCGGATGCCCGCCGAGATCAGCGTCAGGGCGAACGTCCCGACTACCTCGTCGAAGACGAAGAGACCTGGGCCCGAGGCAATCGCCGTCCCCTTCCACCGGTCGTCGACTGA
- the mycP gene encoding type VII secretion-associated serine protease mycosin, whose product MLTSSKRTLRPVSMVSAALGLLLVGIAATPAHAESVRAQQWHLDAMHAEEMWKVSTGRGITVAVIDTGVDSSLADLKGQVLDGKDYSGLDGDEHTDVDGHGTSMAALIAATGGRGSLNGSYGLAPGAKILPIRLALNNGISFDNYQSGAKYAAQVATSIRFAADSEAQIINISGGSFKKEADTPGLASAVKYALQKGKLIFAAAGNEGDQANLPGYPASVPGVVAVGAINEKVQRSTFSEWGPQIDVTAPGENMYHACAGGTEICKSEGTSDATAIASASAALIWSKHPDWSNNQVLRVLINTMKGNEEGWTHNDSFGYGVVRPRVALKNPGDPGPADEYPLPDLAAAASASPSPEDSKPSSASGKNQKGKASEAASGSSASGEDNASVVLVAGISAAILLSAAIAVVVIRARGRRRAHTAALPPSTYPPQQLPSPASPQGPYTSGAFHQPPPGHPQPGNTYNSDHSA is encoded by the coding sequence ATGCTCACCAGCAGTAAGCGAACGCTGCGGCCCGTCTCGATGGTCTCGGCTGCTCTCGGCCTACTGCTCGTAGGCATCGCCGCAACTCCCGCCCATGCCGAGTCGGTTCGAGCCCAGCAATGGCACCTGGACGCCATGCATGCCGAAGAGATGTGGAAGGTCAGCACCGGCCGAGGCATCACGGTCGCCGTCATCGACACCGGCGTCGACAGTTCTTTGGCCGATCTCAAAGGTCAAGTCCTGGACGGAAAGGACTATTCAGGCCTGGACGGTGATGAACACACCGATGTTGACGGGCATGGCACAAGCATGGCCGCGCTCATCGCTGCTACTGGTGGCCGGGGAAGCCTTAATGGCTCTTACGGCCTCGCACCGGGCGCCAAGATCCTCCCCATCCGCCTGGCTCTCAACAACGGCATCAGTTTCGACAACTACCAATCCGGAGCCAAGTACGCCGCACAAGTGGCTACGTCGATCCGATTCGCAGCGGACTCCGAGGCCCAGATCATCAACATCTCCGGAGGAAGTTTCAAAAAGGAGGCCGATACACCAGGCCTCGCCTCCGCCGTCAAATATGCCCTCCAAAAGGGAAAGTTGATTTTCGCCGCTGCCGGAAACGAAGGCGACCAGGCCAATCTGCCCGGTTATCCAGCGTCCGTCCCCGGCGTGGTGGCAGTGGGAGCGATCAACGAAAAGGTTCAGCGGAGCACCTTCTCGGAGTGGGGGCCCCAGATCGACGTCACAGCCCCCGGCGAGAACATGTACCACGCATGCGCGGGCGGCACTGAGATCTGTAAGTCCGAGGGAACCAGTGACGCCACGGCCATCGCTTCCGCGTCCGCTGCACTCATCTGGTCGAAGCACCCGGACTGGTCGAACAACCAGGTCCTGCGTGTGCTGATCAACACGATGAAGGGCAACGAAGAAGGATGGACCCACAACGACTCGTTCGGCTACGGCGTCGTCCGCCCACGCGTCGCGCTCAAGAATCCTGGCGACCCGGGGCCTGCCGACGAGTACCCGCTGCCCGATCTGGCTGCGGCGGCTTCCGCTTCCCCGTCCCCGGAGGACTCGAAGCCCAGTAGTGCGTCCGGCAAGAATCAAAAGGGCAAGGCCAGTGAGGCAGCATCCGGCTCTTCGGCCTCAGGTGAAGACAACGCATCTGTCGTGCTCGTGGCAGGCATCAGCGCTGCGATTCTCCTCAGCGCCGCGATCGCCGTCGTCGTGATCCGCGCGCGTGGCCGACGCCGTGCCCACACAGCTGCGCTTCCGCCGTCGACATATCCACCGCAGCAACTGCCCTCCCCTGCATCACCGCAGGGCCCATACACATCTGGCGCTTTCCATCAGCCGCCTCCTGGTCATCCACAGCCAGGTAATACCTACAACTCGGATCACTCCGCCTAG